In one window of Haloimpatiens sp. FM7315 DNA:
- the galE gene encoding UDP-glucose 4-epimerase GalE, producing MSILVCGGAGYIGSHMVAHLLENNKDVVVLDNLQKGHKEALLGGKFYLGDLNDSEILDKVFSENSIEAVIDFAAYSLVGESMIDPLKYFQNNVGSTINLLKTMNKHKVKNIVFSSTAATYGEPEAVPINENDRTFPTNPYGESKLTVEKILKWCDLAYGIKYTALRYFNAAGAHISGKIGEDHNPESHLIPIILQVALGKREKIMIFGNDYPTKDGTCIRDYVHVSDLASAHLLALERLKKTGKSKIYNLGNGTGFSVKEVVDVAKKVTGVDIKVEKAPRRQGDPAILIASSLKAMEELNWNPKYNSLETIIDTAWRWHKNHKNGYSK from the coding sequence ATGTCAATACTCGTTTGTGGCGGAGCCGGTTACATCGGAAGCCATATGGTAGCTCATCTTCTTGAAAATAACAAAGATGTAGTTGTCTTAGATAATCTTCAAAAAGGTCATAAAGAAGCTTTATTAGGGGGAAAGTTCTACTTAGGAGATTTAAATGACAGCGAAATTTTGGACAAGGTTTTTAGTGAAAATTCCATTGAAGCTGTTATCGATTTTGCTGCCTACTCTTTAGTTGGAGAAAGCATGATAGACCCTTTAAAATACTTTCAAAACAATGTAGGTTCTACTATTAATTTATTGAAAACAATGAATAAGCATAAGGTTAAAAATATAGTTTTTTCTTCCACTGCTGCAACCTATGGAGAACCTGAAGCAGTACCAATAAATGAAAATGATAGAACTTTTCCAACTAACCCTTATGGAGAATCTAAATTAACTGTGGAAAAAATATTAAAGTGGTGCGACCTTGCTTATGGAATAAAATACACAGCTCTACGATATTTTAACGCAGCTGGAGCTCATATAAGTGGTAAAATAGGTGAGGATCATAACCCTGAATCTCATTTAATTCCAATTATACTTCAAGTAGCACTTGGAAAAAGAGAGAAAATAATGATTTTTGGAAATGATTACCCTACAAAAGACGGCACCTGCATAAGGGATTATGTCCATGTAAGTGACCTTGCCTCTGCCCACCTACTTGCCCTTGAAAGGCTTAAAAAAACTGGGAAAAGCAAAATTTATAATTTAGGAAATGGCACAGGTTTCTCCGTTAAAGAAGTAGTAGATGTAGCTAAAAAAGTAACAGGTGTTGATATAAAAGTAGAAAAGGCCCCTAGAAGACAGGGGGATCCTGCTATATTAATAGCTTCCTCTTTAAAAGCCATGGAAGAATTAAATTGGAACCCTAAATATAATTCCCTAGAAACTATAATAGACACTGCTTGGAGATGGCATAAAAATCATAAAAATGGCTATTCAAAATAA
- the cbiB gene encoding adenosylcobinamide-phosphate synthase CbiB yields MYLNFISVILAVIIDWIVGDPYGFPHPVIYIGKFIRFLEKKFRKIAKTRKQLKLYGGVIVILVAGVTFLLPFIILRLTRSNPILYCIVNTTLIWTTLACKCLNKEAMKVYNELSNNNLSEARLKLSYIVGRETEFLSEKEVIRADVETVAENASDGVIAPLICAMIFGAPLAMMYKGINTMDSMLGYLTKKYKDIGYFPAKVDDVFNFIPARITGFFMCLISPLVGGNILRSLKIMVRDRKNHKSPNCAYPEAATAGAMGVLLGGTNTYFGEVIEKPTMGDKIQELGKRHIKKSIHIMYLTEIFTLVVYVIIEARILGYI; encoded by the coding sequence ATGTACTTAAATTTTATATCCGTAATATTAGCAGTAATTATAGATTGGATAGTAGGGGACCCCTATGGATTTCCACATCCTGTTATTTACATAGGGAAGTTCATAAGGTTTTTAGAAAAGAAATTTAGAAAAATAGCTAAAACCAGAAAGCAGTTAAAACTCTATGGAGGAGTTATAGTTATATTAGTTGCAGGGGTAACTTTTCTTCTGCCTTTTATTATACTAAGGCTTACAAGGTCAAATCCAATATTATATTGTATAGTAAATACAACTTTAATTTGGACTACTTTAGCTTGCAAATGTCTAAATAAGGAAGCTATGAAGGTTTATAATGAGCTTTCAAATAATAACCTTTCTGAAGCTAGGTTAAAACTATCTTACATAGTTGGAAGAGAAACTGAGTTTCTTTCAGAAAAAGAGGTTATAAGAGCTGATGTAGAAACTGTGGCGGAAAATGCCTCAGATGGAGTTATAGCACCTTTAATCTGTGCTATGATTTTTGGCGCTCCACTAGCTATGATGTATAAGGGAATAAACACTATGGATTCTATGCTTGGTTATTTAACTAAAAAGTACAAGGATATAGGTTATTTTCCAGCTAAAGTAGATGATGTTTTTAATTTTATTCCTGCAAGAATAACAGGATTTTTTATGTGCCTTATATCTCCTTTAGTTGGGGGAAATATATTAAGGTCTTTAAAAATCATGGTAAGGGACAGGAAAAACCATAAAAGCCCTAACTGTGCATATCCAGAGGCTGCTACAGCAGGTGCTATGGGGGTTTTACTTGGAGGTACTAATACCTACTTTGGAGAGGTTATAGAAAAGCCCACTATGGGAGATAAAATACAGGAATTAGGAAAGAGGCATATAAAAAAATCTATACACATAATGTACCTTACAGAAATTTTTACACTAGTAGTATATGTTATAATTGAAGCTAGAATACTTGGTTATATTTAG
- a CDS encoding metallopeptidase TldD-related protein — translation MISTIKNLLSLKNISGYNIIETITESSELFFIKKQLHMNRSKRVHYYLVTVYKNFQDKSKDYTGSSSCNVYPTMTKDEIDKLLSDTCFSAGLIKNQFYTLLKPSNKTPRVEASNFDFKDLPYWIPKFTDAIFKYDSYENGCINSSELFLNKVYTRTLNSEGIDVQYEKNKGELEFIVNFKGSEEEIELYKDIKFSNFDEDYISQSIKEALELAKEKALAKTTVKSGKYTVLLTGSPVKEILKYYFNMSNTSSVYIKISNWKLNDMVQGKKVQGDRVTMCLNPNMENSTFSVPYDEDGVALNKVSILENGVLKSYHGNNRYSYYLSQVPTGSIANMEFNGGSQNISDFKKEPYVELVSFSDFKLDTLTGDFGGEIRFGWYFDGKKTIPITGGSLSGNINESQKKMYFSKEMQKSNGFVGPKSIKMYNLTIAGI, via the coding sequence ATGATTAGTACAATAAAAAATTTATTATCTTTAAAAAACATAAGTGGATATAATATAATAGAAACTATTACTGAATCCTCTGAATTATTTTTTATAAAAAAGCAGCTTCATATGAATAGAAGCAAAAGAGTTCACTACTACCTTGTAACTGTTTATAAAAACTTTCAAGATAAGAGCAAAGATTATACAGGCTCTTCTAGTTGCAATGTGTATCCTACTATGACAAAAGATGAAATAGACAAGTTACTTTCGGATACTTGTTTTTCTGCTGGTTTAATTAAAAATCAGTTTTATACTCTTTTAAAGCCATCAAATAAAACTCCAAGGGTGGAAGCTTCAAACTTTGATTTTAAGGATCTTCCATACTGGATTCCTAAATTTACAGATGCCATATTTAAATATGATAGCTATGAGAATGGCTGTATAAACTCCTCGGAATTATTTTTAAATAAAGTTTACACAAGGACACTTAATTCAGAAGGAATAGATGTTCAATATGAAAAGAATAAAGGTGAATTAGAGTTTATTGTAAACTTCAAAGGGTCAGAAGAAGAAATCGAACTATATAAAGATATAAAATTCTCTAATTTTGATGAAGATTACATTTCTCAAAGTATTAAAGAAGCCTTAGAATTAGCTAAAGAAAAAGCACTTGCTAAAACCACCGTAAAGTCTGGTAAGTACACAGTACTTTTAACAGGTTCTCCAGTAAAAGAAATACTTAAATACTATTTTAATATGTCTAACACCTCTTCAGTTTACATTAAAATTTCAAATTGGAAGTTAAATGATATGGTACAAGGCAAAAAAGTACAGGGAGATAGGGTTACTATGTGCTTAAACCCAAATATGGAAAACTCTACTTTCTCAGTACCATATGATGAAGATGGTGTAGCTTTAAATAAAGTCTCCATACTAGAAAATGGAGTTCTAAAGTCCTATCATGGAAATAATAGATACAGCTACTACCTAAGTCAAGTACCTACAGGTTCCATAGCTAATATGGAGTTTAATGGAGGTTCTCAAAACATAAGTGACTTTAAAAAGGAACCTTATGTAGAGCTAGTATCCTTTTCTGATTTTAAGCTTGATACATTAACCGGAGATTTTGGAGGAGAAATTAGATTTGGTTGGTATTTTGACGGCAAAAAAACTATACCTATAACTGGTGGCTCTCTTTCAGGAAACATAAATGAATCTCAAAAGAAAATGTATTTTTCCAAAGAAATGCAAAAATCTAACGGTTTTGTAGGACCTAAATCAATAAAAATGTACAATCTAACCATAGCAGGAATTTAA
- a CDS encoding LacI family DNA-binding transcriptional regulator, whose product MSRVINNNYPVKKETKERVEAAIEKMNFVPNHMARSLITKKPTL is encoded by the coding sequence GTGTCAAGAGTTATAAACAATAATTATCCAGTAAAAAAGGAAACAAAAGAAAGAGTGGAAGCTGCTATTGAGAAGATGAATTTTGTTCCAAACCATATGGCTAGAAGTTTAATAACAAAAAAACCTACACTTTAG
- a CDS encoding precorrin-8X methylmutase, with product MKDYVKIPMDIEKKSFEIIGEEMGEHNFDDRELKIVKRVIHTTADFEYKDLIYIREGAIDEALKLLKKGVTIYTDTKMAASGINKKALEKLNCKVISYVSEESVAKRAKEASITRSMAAVEKAAEDGVLFYVFGNAPTALFKLKEMIEKGEAKAKFIVGCPIGFVGAKESKEEAEKLSVPMITIRGRKGGSAVAATIVNALMYMLIERE from the coding sequence ATGAAGGACTATGTAAAAATTCCAATGGATATAGAAAAGAAGAGCTTTGAGATAATAGGGGAAGAAATGGGAGAACATAATTTTGATGATAGGGAACTTAAAATAGTAAAAAGAGTTATACATACTACAGCAGATTTTGAATATAAGGATTTAATATACATAAGAGAAGGTGCTATTGATGAGGCCTTAAAGCTACTTAAAAAAGGAGTCACCATATATACAGATACAAAAATGGCGGCCTCTGGGATAAATAAGAAAGCACTAGAGAAGTTAAACTGCAAGGTTATAAGCTATGTAAGTGAGGAAAGTGTTGCAAAAAGGGCTAAAGAAGCTTCAATAACAAGATCTATGGCGGCGGTAGAAAAGGCAGCAGAAGATGGAGTTTTGTTTTATGTATTTGGAAATGCCCCTACGGCTTTATTTAAGTTAAAGGAAATGATTGAAAAGGGAGAGGCTAAAGCTAAATTTATAGTAGGTTGTCCTATAGGCTTTGTAGGAGCTAAGGAATCAAAAGAAGAGGCAGAAAAACTTTCCGTTCCTATGATTACTATAAGAGGAAGAAAAGGCGGAAGTGCAGTTGCAGCAACTATAGTAAATGCGCTAATGTATATGCTTATTGAAAGAGAATAA
- the ileS gene encoding isoleucine--tRNA ligase yields the protein MYKKIDSSRSFVDMEKDVLKLWREKDIVKKNFDLNEEGEYFTFYDGPPTANGKPHVGHILTRVMKDLIPRYKVMKGYKVLRKAGWDTHGLPVELEIEKALGISGKEQIESYGVEKFTKECKESVFKYTDMWRKMSEEIGYWVDMDEPYVTYHDNYIESVWWALKTLWNKDLLYKGHKIVPYCPRCGTALSQHEVAQGYKDVKEATAFVKFKIKGEENKYLLAWTTTPWTLPSNVALAVNKSYDYVEVKLNEEHLILAKGLLSVLSESVDEYTIVKEFKGEELLGTEYEQLFKFETPKKKAFYIVHGDFVTLTDGTGIVHIAPAYGQDDNLLGQKNDLPLINLVDGEGKFVDAVEPWKGMFVKKADPKILEYMKENGTLYKSEKFTHSYPHCWRCDTPLLYYPRDSWFVKMTSLRDKLLENNNKINWYPDNIRTGRFGKFLENVIDWGISRDRYWGTPLPIWECECGHRECIGSRKELEEKGINVPKDLEFHKPYIDEIKLTCPDCGKEMKRTGEVIDCWFDSGSMPFAQHHYPFENKEVFEKNFPAQFISEAVDQTRGWFYTLLAISTGIFDTNPFENCVVLGHVLDKHGLKMSKHKGNVVDPFDVIETQGADATRWHFYTASAPWLPTRFSKDDVADVQRKFLSTFWNVYSFYVLYAELDSFNPMEYTDFVSQNVMDKWVMARLNTLIKTVDEDLASYKITQGALAIEDFVDELSNWYVRRNRSRYWTTDLTEDKIGAYVTLYRVLVELSKVSAPFIPFMSEEIYQNLVVALDKSAPSSVHLCKWPEYHEEIVDLDLETQMDTAYKIVKLGRSARNAANIKNRQPLSKMLVSTKSLKGYYGDILKDELNIKEIAFGADLSEFVNFEIKPNLPVLGKTYGKLIPKIRKALGEMDQMNLAQTVQNGGVVKVEVEGQEIEFNSENLLVTMQGLSGYAFAGEGDLGVVLDATITEELKEEGNLREILSKVQNMRKDSGFEVADKIKLQIKGNESLEAVVKKYEDTIKKETLSVEVVYGGEADFTEVKINGEDFKMSVEVVK from the coding sequence ATGTACAAAAAAATAGATTCTTCAAGAAGTTTTGTAGATATGGAAAAAGACGTATTAAAGCTTTGGAGAGAAAAAGACATAGTTAAAAAGAATTTTGATTTAAATGAAGAGGGAGAGTATTTCACATTTTATGATGGACCTCCAACTGCTAATGGAAAGCCTCACGTAGGACATATTTTAACAAGGGTTATGAAGGACTTAATTCCAAGATACAAGGTTATGAAGGGTTATAAGGTTTTGAGAAAAGCTGGATGGGATACTCACGGACTTCCTGTAGAGCTTGAAATTGAAAAAGCTTTAGGTATATCTGGAAAAGAACAAATTGAATCTTATGGAGTTGAGAAATTCACAAAAGAGTGTAAAGAAAGTGTGTTTAAATACACTGATATGTGGAGAAAGATGTCTGAGGAAATAGGTTACTGGGTAGATATGGATGAACCTTATGTAACTTATCATGACAATTACATTGAATCTGTTTGGTGGGCTTTAAAAACTCTATGGAACAAGGATTTATTGTACAAAGGACACAAGATAGTGCCTTATTGCCCAAGATGTGGAACTGCACTTTCACAGCATGAAGTAGCTCAAGGATACAAAGACGTTAAAGAAGCTACAGCTTTTGTTAAATTTAAGATAAAAGGTGAAGAAAACAAATATTTGTTGGCATGGACAACAACTCCATGGACACTTCCAAGTAATGTGGCTTTAGCTGTTAATAAATCTTATGATTACGTAGAAGTTAAGCTAAATGAAGAACATTTAATCCTAGCAAAGGGACTTTTAAGTGTGCTTTCTGAATCTGTTGATGAGTATACTATTGTAAAAGAGTTTAAAGGTGAAGAATTACTAGGAACTGAGTACGAACAGTTATTTAAGTTTGAAACACCAAAGAAAAAAGCATTTTATATAGTACATGGTGATTTTGTAACTTTAACTGATGGTACTGGAATAGTTCATATAGCACCTGCTTATGGTCAAGACGATAATTTACTTGGTCAAAAAAATGACCTTCCACTTATAAATCTAGTAGATGGTGAAGGAAAGTTTGTAGATGCAGTAGAGCCATGGAAGGGAATGTTTGTAAAAAAAGCAGATCCTAAGATTTTAGAGTACATGAAAGAAAATGGAACATTATATAAATCAGAAAAATTCACACACTCCTATCCACACTGCTGGAGATGTGATACTCCACTATTATACTATCCAAGGGATAGCTGGTTTGTAAAAATGACTTCTTTAAGAGATAAGCTTTTAGAAAATAACAACAAAATAAATTGGTACCCAGACAATATAAGAACAGGAAGATTTGGAAAATTCCTTGAAAATGTTATTGATTGGGGTATTTCAAGAGATAGATACTGGGGAACTCCACTTCCAATATGGGAGTGTGAATGTGGCCACAGAGAATGTATAGGAAGCAGAAAAGAATTAGAAGAAAAAGGAATTAATGTTCCAAAAGACCTAGAATTCCATAAGCCATATATAGATGAAATTAAACTTACTTGTCCAGATTGTGGAAAGGAAATGAAGAGAACTGGTGAAGTTATAGATTGTTGGTTTGACTCAGGTTCAATGCCTTTTGCTCAGCACCACTATCCATTTGAAAATAAAGAAGTTTTTGAGAAAAACTTCCCAGCACAGTTTATTTCAGAAGCTGTAGACCAAACAAGAGGTTGGTTCTATACTCTTCTTGCAATTTCAACAGGTATATTTGACACTAATCCTTTTGAAAACTGCGTTGTATTAGGTCACGTACTTGATAAACACGGACTTAAAATGTCAAAACACAAGGGAAATGTTGTAGATCCATTTGATGTTATAGAAACTCAAGGAGCAGATGCTACAAGATGGCATTTCTACACAGCTAGTGCACCATGGCTTCCAACAAGATTTTCAAAAGATGATGTAGCTGATGTACAAAGAAAATTCTTAAGTACTTTCTGGAATGTATATTCATTCTATGTACTATATGCTGAACTAGATAGCTTTAATCCAATGGAGTATACAGATTTTGTATCCCAAAATGTAATGGACAAATGGGTAATGGCAAGATTAAATACTTTAATTAAAACTGTAGATGAAGATTTAGCTTCTTATAAAATCACTCAAGGAGCTCTTGCTATAGAAGATTTCGTAGATGAACTTTCAAACTGGTATGTAAGAAGAAATAGATCAAGATACTGGACTACAGATTTAACAGAGGATAAAATAGGAGCTTATGTAACTTTATATAGAGTATTAGTTGAATTATCTAAGGTTTCAGCACCATTTATACCATTTATGTCAGAGGAAATATATCAAAACTTAGTGGTAGCTTTAGATAAAAGCGCTCCTTCAAGTGTTCATTTATGTAAATGGCCTGAATATCATGAAGAGATTGTAGATTTAGATCTTGAAACGCAAATGGATACTGCATACAAAATAGTTAAATTAGGAAGAAGTGCAAGAAACGCAGCTAATATTAAAAATAGACAGCCACTTTCAAAGATGTTAGTTTCAACAAAATCTCTTAAAGGATACTATGGAGATATCTTAAAAGATGAGCTTAATATAAAGGAAATAGCCTTTGGAGCAGATTTATCAGAGTTTGTTAACTTTGAAATAAAACCAAACCTACCAGTGCTTGGTAAAACTTATGGTAAATTAATACCAAAAATAAGAAAGGCACTTGGTGAAATGGACCAAATGAACTTAGCTCAAACTGTTCAAAATGGTGGTGTTGTCAAAGTAGAGGTTGAAGGACAAGAAATAGAGTTTAATTCTGAAAACCTACTTGTTACAATGCAAGGACTTTCTGGATATGCCTTTGCAGGTGAAGGAGATTTAGGAGTAGTTTTAGATGCAACTATAACTGAAGAACTTAAAGAAGAGGGAAATTTAAGAGAAATACTAAGTAAAGTTCAAAACATGAGAAAAGACAGTGGTTTTGAAGTAGCGGATAAAATAAAACTTCAAATAAAAGGTAATGAGTCTTTAGAAGCTGTAGTTAAGAAATATGAAGATACTATTAAGAAAGAAACACTTTCAGTAGAAGTTGTATATGGCGGAGAAGCTGATTTTACTGAAGTTAAAATTAATGGAGAAGATTTTAAAATGTCAGTAGAAGTTGTAAAATAA
- a CDS encoding substrate-binding domain-containing protein, whose product MVPGITNLFFSAIVENIEREIKKEGYSISLCNTGGDYKEEKKLVTNLLKRKVDGIIVIDPSQKNLKDRFYEEISKSTALIIISALNKDIKVNYVSYDEEIGIREALDYLYKLNHRNIAFIRGSQSASYDLREKIYKEFIKENQISYEKIITIENGNSINASFDVEMKLNEALKEKVRPSAIFASNDIMAVGAINCCNNLGLTVPEDLSVIGCDNTFIANITSPKLTSIDLGINSVSKVASKEILALMNQKEDIRKK is encoded by the coding sequence GTGGTTCCTGGTATTACAAACTTGTTTTTTTCGGCTATTGTTGAAAACATTGAAAGAGAAATAAAAAAAGAAGGTTACAGTATATCTCTTTGCAATACTGGTGGTGACTACAAGGAAGAGAAAAAGCTAGTTACAAATTTGCTTAAACGAAAGGTAGATGGAATAATAGTCATTGACCCTTCACAAAAAAATTTAAAGGACAGATTTTATGAGGAGATATCTAAATCCACTGCTTTAATTATTATAAGTGCTTTGAATAAAGATATTAAAGTTAATTATGTGAGTTATGACGAGGAAATAGGTATAAGAGAAGCTCTAGATTATCTTTATAAATTAAATCATAGAAACATAGCCTTTATCAGGGGAAGTCAAAGTGCTTCCTACGATTTAAGGGAAAAAATATACAAGGAATTTATTAAAGAAAATCAAATTTCTTATGAGAAAATAATAACTATAGAAAATGGAAATAGCATTAATGCATCTTTTGACGTTGAAATGAAGTTAAATGAGGCTTTAAAAGAAAAGGTAAGGCCTTCAGCTATCTTTGCTTCAAATGACATTATGGCAGTAGGTGCAATAAATTGTTGTAATAATTTAGGCTTAACTGTGCCAGAGGATTTATCTGTAATCGGATGTGATAACACTTTTATAGCTAACATAACAAGTCCAAAGCTTACATCAATAGACCTTGGAATAAATTCTGTAAGTAAGGTAGCTTCAAAGGAGATACTAGCTTTAATGAATCAAAAAGAGGATATAAGAAAAAAATGA
- the galT gene encoding galactose-1-phosphate uridylyltransferase, which produces MAELRWNPLLKDWVMVASHRQNRPQMPKDWCPFCPGSSKVPEDYVVLEYDNDFPALMENPPEPDEVGSDFYKVSKAYGKCEVILYSKLHNVTLPELDVEHIEKLVDLWCERYKKLSEDEKIKYIFEFENRGEEVGVTMPHPHGQIYGYSKMPLKIKTELNSCKEYYGKNKECLVCRMNSEEEKFKERIILENESFCAIYHFLLIILTESLLLLKITKAR; this is translated from the coding sequence ATGGCAGAATTAAGATGGAATCCACTATTAAAGGACTGGGTAATGGTGGCCTCGCATAGGCAAAATAGACCGCAAATGCCTAAAGATTGGTGCCCTTTTTGCCCGGGATCATCTAAAGTTCCAGAGGATTATGTGGTTTTAGAATATGATAATGATTTTCCGGCTTTAATGGAAAATCCACCAGAACCAGATGAGGTTGGGTCAGATTTTTATAAAGTTTCTAAAGCTTATGGAAAATGTGAAGTAATATTATACTCAAAGCTACACAATGTTACTTTACCTGAATTAGATGTAGAGCATATAGAAAAGCTTGTAGATTTGTGGTGTGAAAGGTATAAAAAATTAAGTGAGGATGAGAAAATAAAATATATATTTGAATTTGAAAATAGGGGAGAAGAAGTGGGAGTTACCATGCCTCATCCTCATGGACAAATATATGGATATTCAAAAATGCCCTTAAAAATAAAAACAGAATTGAATTCCTGCAAGGAGTATTATGGTAAAAATAAGGAATGTCTAGTTTGCAGAATGAATAGTGAAGAAGAGAAATTTAAAGAGAGAATAATATTAGAAAATGAAAGTTTTTGTGCTATTTACCATTTTTTACTGATTATCCTTACGGAGTCTTTATTACTATTAAAAATCACAAAAGCAAGATGA
- a CDS encoding DUF5107 domain-containing protein, with product MIYEDKFKNLNSVVLENNFLKLIVLPKLGGKIASIYEKRKDFEVLFQNNETSYKIPELNSPFEKYDASGFDDAFPTIDSCKVIYEGKEILYPDHGEVWSSELEYTIDKTSLSLYFKSSILPYMYTKTLNLEQNIINFTYNIKNLGHSPLPCIWAMHCLVNCKEDMLINFPKGTQKVINVHDSLNLGEAGKIYNYPICKTVSGEDYHLNKVGSKSLNKAEKYYVYNKIEKGYISFYYPSKDIRLEIEFNEKILPYVGFWVTEGGFRGDYNCALEPTNGFYDSISIAKNKGKLFYLKDKEDLNFSITMKLS from the coding sequence ATGATTTATGAAGATAAATTCAAAAACCTTAATTCAGTGGTTTTAGAAAACAACTTTTTAAAATTAATTGTTCTTCCTAAATTAGGAGGAAAAATAGCTTCCATATACGAAAAAAGAAAAGATTTTGAGGTTCTTTTTCAAAATAATGAAACCAGCTATAAAATACCAGAATTAAATTCGCCTTTTGAAAAATACGATGCTTCAGGCTTCGACGATGCTTTTCCAACTATTGATAGCTGTAAAGTTATCTATGAAGGTAAGGAAATATTGTATCCGGATCACGGTGAGGTTTGGTCAAGTGAATTAGAATACACTATAGACAAAACTTCCCTTTCCCTATATTTTAAAAGCTCTATTCTTCCTTATATGTATACAAAAACATTAAATTTGGAACAAAACATTATAAATTTTACCTACAATATTAAAAACTTAGGGCACTCTCCTCTTCCCTGTATATGGGCAATGCACTGTTTAGTAAACTGCAAAGAGGATATGCTTATAAACTTTCCAAAGGGCACACAAAAGGTGATAAACGTCCATGATAGCCTTAATTTAGGTGAAGCTGGCAAAATTTATAATTATCCTATATGTAAAACAGTATCTGGTGAGGATTACCATCTAAATAAAGTAGGTAGCAAATCTTTAAATAAAGCAGAAAAATACTACGTTTATAACAAAATTGAAAAGGGTTATATCTCTTTTTATTATCCTTCTAAGGACATTAGATTAGAAATTGAATTTAATGAAAAAATTCTTCCTTATGTTGGATTTTGGGTTACAGAAGGCGGTTTTAGAGGAGATTACAACTGTGCCTTAGAGCCTACAAATGGTTTTTACGACAGCATTTCAATTGCTAAAAATAAAGGCAAGTTATTTTATCTTAAGGATAAAGAAGATTTAAATTTTTCTATAACCATGAAGCTTTCATAA
- a CDS encoding lysostaphin resistance A-like protein, whose translation MENKIKKANIFTMSLVLMNVLCSVLLAPVAKKLNLGMYGIMAIANLFMLVVPLAIYILKSKESLKNLLSLKPINGKSIAIVVLIAIFIQPLMNYISGVMAFFLPNNVGELLAKSSDTPLYFKLIVVAVMPAILEELCMRGVVLSNYKGLGIKKAALITGLLFGLLHMNLQMLVYTFILGVVFAYLVYITKSIFSSMIPHFIINGTQVIIASMGAKIASTGDKAVNGVNSLGFKIGFIIGGALVALISFLIVRYLIRKLAVINGVDLKNLKNEKNYDLRDENSYDENNCKTEIVASKENKVKILDASFIVILVVYFAINAFSLYNIFK comes from the coding sequence ATGGAAAACAAGATTAAAAAAGCAAATATTTTTACTATGTCTTTAGTTTTAATGAATGTACTATGTTCAGTATTATTAGCGCCAGTTGCTAAAAAATTAAACCTTGGAATGTATGGGATTATGGCAATAGCAAATTTATTTATGCTAGTAGTTCCACTTGCAATTTATATTTTAAAATCAAAGGAATCACTAAAGAATTTATTAAGTCTTAAACCAATTAATGGGAAAAGCATTGCAATTGTAGTTTTAATAGCTATATTCATTCAGCCTTTAATGAATTATATATCAGGAGTAATGGCTTTCTTTCTTCCAAACAATGTAGGAGAGTTATTAGCAAAGTCCAGTGATACTCCACTATACTTTAAGCTTATAGTTGTTGCAGTTATGCCAGCTATCTTAGAAGAGCTTTGTATGAGAGGTGTGGTTTTATCAAATTATAAAGGTCTTGGAATAAAAAAAGCTGCCCTTATTACAGGGTTACTATTTGGACTTCTACACATGAATCTTCAAATGTTAGTTTATACTTTTATATTAGGAGTGGTTTTTGCATACCTAGTTTATATAACTAAGTCTATATTTTCTTCTATGATTCCACACTTTATAATAAATGGCACTCAAGTTATAATTGCATCTATGGGAGCGAAAATTGCCTCAACAGGTGATAAAGCCGTTAATGGCGTAAACTCTTTGGGATTTAAAATTGGTTTTATAATAGGTGGAGCTTTAGTAGCCCTTATTTCTTTTTTAATAGTAAGATATCTTATAAGAAAGCTTGCAGTAATTAATGGAGTAGATCTAAAAAATCTTAAAAATGAAAAAAATTATGACTTAAGAGATGAAAACTCCTATGATGAAAATAATTGTAAAACAGAAATAGTAGCCTCTAAAGAAAATAAAGTTAAGATTTTAGATGCTTCATTTATAGTAATATTAGTTGTGTATTTTGCTATAAATGCTTTTAGTTTGTACAATATTTTTAAATAG